The Athalia rosae chromosome 7, iyAthRosa1.1, whole genome shotgun sequence genome window below encodes:
- the LOC105683256 gene encoding DET1 homolog isoform X1 has translation MCLVNHTQRMAEVGAKVEFVTSQCPLKPRKIGPQNIVVRLRRREMFGCRYPGTHVLVARQFYQNVFPNFTVVNVEKPPCFLRKFSPDGRYLVAFSSDQTSIEVYEYRGASAAAGLLAECRGEYVGHKNDEQTFQIRSNIFNHFFKAKWIVNVAQSNEQLNRECSLFTDDGRYVIVGSAAYIPDELRPHFYQIYSNNEALTPNPRSPLEDYSLHLVDLRAGRLCDTRHFKVDKIYLSHNQGLYLFKDILAVLSVQHQTIHIFQILDGMFINVRTIGRFCLEDDGYLVTSAWPAVNFRPYRDVTINSLKHKLLVYLFRRAKYISDSTSDPYELRRFHQYFDQLQALRMWKMQLLDTNHILVRYASEEVATLQASEPNAQPALLVVYDMVAAKVLAAYDNASTQLLTQFENFSDFFRNARMSTDRQYMCSPSNNIYARLIQQRFKQTIVSARYGGQTEATKRLLAQLPISAQSYSSSPYLDLSLFCYDDKWVSMMERPKACGEHPIRFYARDSGLLKFRIYAGMLGRATPVVARRLVAFTFHPSDPFAISVQRTNAEYIVNFHIRHI, from the exons ATGTGCTTAGTTAATCATACTCAAAGAATGGCGGAGGTAGGAGCTAAGGTCGAATTTGTCACGTCGCAATGTCCATTAAAACCTCGGAAAATCGGTCCTCAAAATATCGTAGTTCGTCTGAGACGTCGAGAGATGTTCGGGTGCAGGTATCCGGGTACCCATGTACTTGTAGCTCGGCAATTCTATCAAAATGTGTTCCCCAACTTTACCGTTGTTAATGTTGAGAAGCCACCTTGCTTCCTCCGGAAATTCAGTCCGGACGGAAGATATCTGGTGGCATTCAGTTCGGACCAAACTTCCATTGAGGTGTACGAATACCGCGGTGCATCTGCTGCAGCTGGCCTTCTCGCTGAATGCAGGGGGGAGTACGTGGGACATAAGAACGATGAGCAAACTTTTCAGATTAGAAGTAATATCTTCAATCATTTCTTCAAG GCAAAGTGGATAGTCAATGTAGCTCAGAGTAATGAACAACTCAATCGTGAGTGTAGTTTGTTCACAGATGATGGGCGCTATGTGATTGTAGGGTCTGCTGCATATATTCCTGATGAGTTGCGGCCCCATTTTTATCAG ATCTATTCAAATAACGAAGCGTTGACACCAAATCCTAGATCTCCACtggaagactatagtcttcacCTGGTTGACCTTCGTGCTGGACGATTGTGCGATACAAGGCACTTCAAggtggataaaatttatctatctcATAATCAAG GCTTGTACTTGTTCAAAGATATTTTGGCAGTATTATCTGTGCAGCAtcaaactatacatatatttcaaatTCTCGATGGAATGTTCATCAATGTTAGGACCATTGGAAG GTTTTGCCTGGAGGATGATGGCTACCTTGTCACCAGTGCATGGCCCGCAGTTAATTTCAGACCATACAGAGATGTGACAATCAACAGTCTGAAACATAAGCTTttggtttatttattcagaagAGCCAAGTACATAAGCGATTCGACCAGCGACCCATACGAACTTCGTCGGTTTCATCAGTACTTTGATCAA TTACAGGCTCTTCGTATGTGGAAAATGCAATTGCTGGACACGAATCATATATTAGTCCGTTATGCCAGCGAGGAGGTGGCAACTCTTCAGGCAAGTGAACCCAATGCGCAACCAGCTCTCCTTGTCGTTTACGATATGGTAGCTGCCAAGGTCCTCGCTGCATACGACAATGCCTCCACGCAGCTTCTCACACAGTTTGAGAATTTCAGCGATTTTTTTAGAAATGCTAGAATGAGCACTGATCGTCAATATATGTGTTCACCTTCGAACAATATCTATGCAAG ATTGATACAGCAAAGGTTCAAGCAGACGATAGTTAGCGCACGTTACGGTGGCCAAACCGAAGCAACGAAAAGATTACTCGCCCAGCTGCCAATCAGTGCCCAATCCTACTCAAGTTCGCCGTACTTGGATCTCTCATTGTTTTGTTACGACGATAAATGGGTGTCGATGATGGAACGACCAAAGGCATGCGGAGAGCACCCCATACG CTTTTACGCTCGCGATTCCGGATTGTTAAAGTTCCGAATTTATGCGGGTATGCTGGGCCGAGCGACCCCAGTGGTTGCCAGACGTCTAGTCGCTTTCACCTTCCACCCAAGTGATCCCTTCGCCATTTCGGTACAGAGAACAAATGCAGAATATATAGTCAACTTCCACATTCGACACATCTGA
- the LOC105683284 gene encoding deubiquitinase OTUD6B has product MAEGNNCEELSLRHKKERKELQAQIQNLKKSVCKGDKKRKKEITEEIVQLESDLDQRQEQELLDWIKLVNLDDRQKNEIPCTSEELAGECSHACDPIPRVSKAQKRRNKKQDAENERNQRIIQQEAENVFGKRNIETQAIRRILKERSLQLHEIPSDGHCLYNAVSHQLEEIGEMPLGFKDLRIKTSEHLKANMNDFVPFLSSADSDGIFSTEEYEKYCLNVAESTAWGGAVELQVLSRVLKCPIEVIQATGSPYVIGDEYRDKGKTVILTYHRHMYGLGAHYNSVKKFTVKDEES; this is encoded by the exons ATGGCAGAGGGAAATAATTGCGAAGAATTGTCGTTGCGACacaaaaaagagcgaaaagaaCTTCAAG CCCAAATCCAGAATCTAAAGAAGTCTGTATGTAAGggtgataaaaaacgaaaaaaagagattacCGAGGAAATAGTCCAGCTTGAAAGCGACCTCGACCAAAGGCAAGAACAGGAATTATTGGATTGGATAAAGCTAGTGAACTTGGATGACCGgcagaaaaacgaaattcctTGTACAAGTGAAGAACTTGCGGGTGAATGCAGCCATGCATGTGATCCAATACCGCGTGTCTCTAAGGCAcaaaagaggagaaataagAAGCAAGATgctgaaaacgaaagaaatcagCGAATCATACAGCAAGAGGCTGAAAACGTCTTTGGCAAAAGGAATATTGAAACTCAAGCAATTAGACGGATCCTTAAGGAACGAAGCCTGCAGCTTCATGAAATTCCCAGTGATGGTCATTG tttataTAATGCAGTCTCCCATCAGTTAGAAGAAATTGGTGAGATGCCTCTAGGGTTCAAGGATCTCAGAATAAAAACGTCCGAGCACTTGAAGGCGAACATGAATGACTTTGTTCCATTTTTGTCCAGTGCTGATtccgatggaattttttccacagagGAGTATGAGAAATACTGCCTCAATGTAGCAGAATCAACTGCTTGGGGTGGCGCAGTCGAG ctGCAAGTCCTATCCAGAGTTTTGAAGTGCCCGATTGAAGTGATCCAGGCCACAGGATCTCCATATGTAATTGGTGATGAATACAGAGACAAAGGAAAAACAGTTATCCTAACGTACCATCGCCACATGTATGGGTTAGGAGCGCATTACAATTCGGTCAAGAAGTTCACAGTCAAGGATGAAGAGAGTTGA
- the LOC105683257 gene encoding sodium/potassium-transporting ATPase subunit beta-1-interacting protein isoform X3, protein MGICSRRHFLLTICILQLITVMERQVFDFLGFMWAPILVNFFNIIFVILGFFGAFQYRPKYIISYCVWNALWLGWNIFLICFYLSIGILNKDSDILNLGTGSFSWWQINGPGCKATYGITEPELFRPTKPSNVTGCILDYEVIEVIHAGTQCLLAFMATVGGICLSRIFLEEDDSFDFVGGGDFGLAGHTPLHPMYVSYSALPLPPFNSNTKSLNSNINYSSGITKSQQSLSRDDNSTKNSDKLSYNTSSCGRKSLSRNNDALSTKSSVSGRNNERKNAGLNIDHSNDYSNPLDHLYRSISPYDEYDSLDGPNRTRYQKTVHCYSRSAKYSPVVSPKLRPSRPPSNKQNRNSYKPRVFTDHVRVQPLRSFYSDPRLVVEANDSIKIQSRIGKARKDSRPISLHGNNF, encoded by the exons ATGGGAATTTGTAGCAGAAGGCACTTTCTACTGACGATATGCATCCTTCAGCTT ATCACAGTAATGGAGCGGCAGGTGTTCGACTTCCTTGGATTTATGTGGGCACCGATACTGGTCAATTTCTTCAACATCATATTTGTAATCCTAGGATTCTTTGGGGCCTTTCAATACAGGCCTAAGTACATTATTTCG TATTGCGTTTGGAACGCATTATGGCTTGGCTGGAACATATTTTTAATCTGTTTTTATCTGAGCATTGGAATTTTGAATAAG gATAGTGACATCCTCAACCTAGGAACTGGTAGTTTCTCATGGTGGCAGATCAATGGCCCTGGGTGTAAAGCAACCTATGGTATAACGGAGCCAGAATTATTCAGGCCAACCAAACCCAGCAATGTTACCGGCTGCATCTTGGATTATGAAGTCATAGAAGTCATTCACGCTGGCACCCAGTGCTTGTTGGCG TTTATGGCAACTGTCGGTGGGATTTGCTTAAGCCGAATTTTCCTTGAAGAAGATGACAGCT TTGACTTTGTTGGAGGTGGTGACTTTGGGTTGGCTGGCCACACGCCGTTACATCCCATGTACGTCAGCTATTCGGCTCTTCCCCTGCCACCCTTCAATTCTAACACAAAAAGTTTGAACTCTAATATTAATTACTCATCAGGCATTACTAAATCGCAACAATCGCTAAGCCGGGATGACAATAGCACAAAAAATAGTGATAAACTTTCCTACAATACCTCGTCGTGCGGTAGAAAGTCCTTGTCTAGAAATAACGATGCATTAAGTACCAAGAGCAGCGTATCGGGGAGGaacaatgagagaaaaaatgcggGATTAAATATTGACCATTCCAATGATTATTCAAACCCTTTAGACCACTTGTATAGATCCATATCTCCCTATGACGAGTATGATTCTTTAGACGGACCAAACAGAACTCGATATCAGAAAACTGTTCATTGCTATTCGCGTTCTGCAAAATATAGTCCAGTCGTATCCCCAAAGTTGAGACCCTCGCGTCCCCCATCGAATAAGCAAAACAGAAATTCATACAAGCCTCGCGTGTTCACTGACCATGTACGAGTGCAGCCTCTCAGATCCTTCTACTCTGATCCAAGGCTTGTGGTTGAGGCAAACGATAGtattaaaattcaaagcaGAATAGGCAAGGCCAGGAAAGATAGTCGACCAATATCATTACACGgcaataatttttaa
- the LOC125501705 gene encoding uncharacterized protein LOC125501705 isoform X2: MKFTNNFRTHAILFTVRRQISDDQIIHYCRNLWVYHRYRNVNQSVMDVMAKQKLCLLISVLDATVVVLRQQQCRHQERHQNKRGRFLIATMERENGRSSSNVVAQTPPVHRGESRTVPWDSAGPWTPPDEQRKSRGS; this comes from the exons ATgaaatttacaaataattttaGGACTCATGCGATATTATTCACCGTGCGCCGTCAAATTTCAGATGATCAAATTATCCATTACTGCAGAAACCTGTGGGTTTATCACAGATATCGGAATGTGAACCAAAGTGTTATGGATGTAATGGCGAAGCAAAAATTATGTCTTCT GATTTCCGTCTTGGATGCGACGGTAGTTGTGCTTCGGCAACAGCAGTGTCGACATCAGGAGCGCCATCAAAATAAACGAGGCAGGTTCCTCATTGCGACcatggagagagagaacg GTCGCAGTTCCTCCAACGTCGTTGCCCagactccccctgttcatcgGGGGGAGTCCAGAACTGTCCCCTGGGacagcg cgggtccctggactccccctgatgaacagaggaagtccagggggtcataa
- the LOC125501705 gene encoding uncharacterized protein LOC125501705 isoform X1, which yields MKFTNNFRTHAILFTVRRQISDDQIIHYCRNLWVYHRYRNVNQSVMDVMAKQKLCLLISVLDATVVVLRQQQCRHQERHQNKRGRFLIATMERENGRSSSNVVAQTPPVHRGESRTVPWDSAAPQGTGPWTPPDEQRKSRGS from the exons ATgaaatttacaaataattttaGGACTCATGCGATATTATTCACCGTGCGCCGTCAAATTTCAGATGATCAAATTATCCATTACTGCAGAAACCTGTGGGTTTATCACAGATATCGGAATGTGAACCAAAGTGTTATGGATGTAATGGCGAAGCAAAAATTATGTCTTCT GATTTCCGTCTTGGATGCGACGGTAGTTGTGCTTCGGCAACAGCAGTGTCGACATCAGGAGCGCCATCAAAATAAACGAGGCAGGTTCCTCATTGCGACcatggagagagagaacg GTCGCAGTTCCTCCAACGTCGTTGCCCagactccccctgttcatcgGGGGGAGTCCAGAACTGTCCCCTGGGacagcgcggcc ccccaggggacgggtccctggactccccctgatgaacagaggaagtccagggggtcataa
- the LOC105683256 gene encoding DET1 homolog isoform X2 codes for MCLVNHTQRMAEVGAKVEFVTSQCPLKPRKIGPQNIVVRLRRREMFGCRYPGTHVLVARQFYQNVFPNFTVVNVEKPPCFLRKFSPDGRYLVAFSSDQTSIEVYEYRGASAAAGLLAECRGEYVGHKNDEQTFQIRSNIFNHFFKAKWIVNVAQSNEQLNRECSLFTDDGRYVIVGSAAYIPDELRPHFYQIYSNNEALTPNPRSPLEDYSLHLVDLRAGRLCDTRHFKVDKIYLSHNQGLYLFKDILAVLSVQHQTIHIFQILDGMFINVRTIGRFCLEDDGYLVTSAWPAVNFRPYRDVTINSLKHKLLVYLFRRAKYISDSTSDPYELRRFHQYFDQLQALRMWKMQLLDTNHILVRYASEEVATLQASEPNAQPALLVVYDMVAAKVLAAYDNASTQLLTQFENFSDFFRNARMSTDRQYMCSPSNNIYASVWLLLGQIDTAKVQADDS; via the exons ATGTGCTTAGTTAATCATACTCAAAGAATGGCGGAGGTAGGAGCTAAGGTCGAATTTGTCACGTCGCAATGTCCATTAAAACCTCGGAAAATCGGTCCTCAAAATATCGTAGTTCGTCTGAGACGTCGAGAGATGTTCGGGTGCAGGTATCCGGGTACCCATGTACTTGTAGCTCGGCAATTCTATCAAAATGTGTTCCCCAACTTTACCGTTGTTAATGTTGAGAAGCCACCTTGCTTCCTCCGGAAATTCAGTCCGGACGGAAGATATCTGGTGGCATTCAGTTCGGACCAAACTTCCATTGAGGTGTACGAATACCGCGGTGCATCTGCTGCAGCTGGCCTTCTCGCTGAATGCAGGGGGGAGTACGTGGGACATAAGAACGATGAGCAAACTTTTCAGATTAGAAGTAATATCTTCAATCATTTCTTCAAG GCAAAGTGGATAGTCAATGTAGCTCAGAGTAATGAACAACTCAATCGTGAGTGTAGTTTGTTCACAGATGATGGGCGCTATGTGATTGTAGGGTCTGCTGCATATATTCCTGATGAGTTGCGGCCCCATTTTTATCAG ATCTATTCAAATAACGAAGCGTTGACACCAAATCCTAGATCTCCACtggaagactatagtcttcacCTGGTTGACCTTCGTGCTGGACGATTGTGCGATACAAGGCACTTCAAggtggataaaatttatctatctcATAATCAAG GCTTGTACTTGTTCAAAGATATTTTGGCAGTATTATCTGTGCAGCAtcaaactatacatatatttcaaatTCTCGATGGAATGTTCATCAATGTTAGGACCATTGGAAG GTTTTGCCTGGAGGATGATGGCTACCTTGTCACCAGTGCATGGCCCGCAGTTAATTTCAGACCATACAGAGATGTGACAATCAACAGTCTGAAACATAAGCTTttggtttatttattcagaagAGCCAAGTACATAAGCGATTCGACCAGCGACCCATACGAACTTCGTCGGTTTCATCAGTACTTTGATCAA TTACAGGCTCTTCGTATGTGGAAAATGCAATTGCTGGACACGAATCATATATTAGTCCGTTATGCCAGCGAGGAGGTGGCAACTCTTCAGGCAAGTGAACCCAATGCGCAACCAGCTCTCCTTGTCGTTTACGATATGGTAGCTGCCAAGGTCCTCGCTGCATACGACAATGCCTCCACGCAGCTTCTCACACAGTTTGAGAATTTCAGCGATTTTTTTAGAAATGCTAGAATGAGCACTGATCGTCAATATATGTGTTCACCTTCGAACAATATCTATGCAAG TGTTTGGCTACTTCTTGGACAGATTGATACAGCAAAGGTTCAAGCAGACGATAGTTAG
- the LOC105683257 gene encoding uncharacterized protein LOC105683257 isoform X2, whose protein sequence is MGICSRRHFLLTICILQLITVMERQVFDFLGFMWAPILVNFFNIIFVILGFFGAFQYRPKYIISYCVWNALWLGWNIFLICFYLSIGILNKDSDILNLGTGSFSWWQINGPGCKATYGITEPELFRPTKPSNVTGCILDYEVIEVIHAGTQCLLAFMATVGGICLSRIFLEEDDSLHTKKKKKQPRPLYSIEYSQPEPITNDENISPKPMTPRRVKRRSVISRDGTRRSSRRSSVRQSRRKNPINRIIDQQENLYANMQPSNLTNQNVNSLSQGTLNYDRISNTWDRDRDREGNSNWQPEAVNMTISAPTLWNQDTNYSSTNFTNKTIPNWETNAISTRNLTDNWQGNKINMQWQGQSNPTFQQTSTQSLNGEDLDDVYSNRPASARSSYSNYHGVRATPQVPNRTDIVRQSQRQFVLSGPPAYQDTVI, encoded by the exons ATGGGAATTTGTAGCAGAAGGCACTTTCTACTGACGATATGCATCCTTCAGCTT ATCACAGTAATGGAGCGGCAGGTGTTCGACTTCCTTGGATTTATGTGGGCACCGATACTGGTCAATTTCTTCAACATCATATTTGTAATCCTAGGATTCTTTGGGGCCTTTCAATACAGGCCTAAGTACATTATTTCG TATTGCGTTTGGAACGCATTATGGCTTGGCTGGAACATATTTTTAATCTGTTTTTATCTGAGCATTGGAATTTTGAATAAG gATAGTGACATCCTCAACCTAGGAACTGGTAGTTTCTCATGGTGGCAGATCAATGGCCCTGGGTGTAAAGCAACCTATGGTATAACGGAGCCAGAATTATTCAGGCCAACCAAACCCAGCAATGTTACCGGCTGCATCTTGGATTATGAAGTCATAGAAGTCATTCACGCTGGCACCCAGTGCTTGTTGGCG TTTATGGCAACTGTCGGTGGGATTTGCTTAAGCCGAATTTTCCTTGAAGAAGATGACAGCT TGCACactaagaagaagaagaaacagcCCAGGCCCTTGTACAGTATAGAGTACTCACAGCCTGAGCCAATtacgaacgacgaaaatataTCCCCAAAGCCTATGACACCTCGCCGAGTAAAGCGACGTTCCGTCATTTCTCGCGATGGTACTCGGAGGTCGAGTCGGAGGAGTTCTGTACGGCAATCGCGAAGGAAAAATCCTATAAACAGGATAATCGACCAGCAAGAGAATCTTTACGCAAACATGCAACCCAGCAATTTAACTAATCAAAACGTGAATTCACTCTCGCAGGGTACTTTGAATTACGACAGGATTTCCAATACTTGGGACAGAGATAGAGACAGAGAAGGTAACTCCAACTGGCAGCCGGAGGCAGTCAACATGACGATATCAGCACCTACTTTATGGAATCAAGACACGAATTACTCGAGCACAAACTTCACGAATAAAACAATTCCCAACTGGGAAACAAACGCAATTTCCACCAGAAATCTGACCGATAATTGGCAAGGAAACAAGATCAACATGCAGTGGCAAGGCCAGAGTAATCCTACGTTTCAACAGACCAGTACTCAGAGTTTGAATGGGGAGGATTTAGATGACGTGTATAGCAATAGGCCGGCAAGTGCCAGGTCGAGTTACAGCAACTACCATGGGGTCAGAGCGACTCCTCAGGTACCCAACAGAACTGATATCGTCAGGCAGAGCCAGCGACAGTTTGTTCTCAGCGGTCCTCCTGCCTACCAAGATACCGTTATTTGA
- the LOC105683257 gene encoding uncharacterized protein LOC105683257 isoform X1, with amino-acid sequence MGICSRRHFLLTICILQLITVMERQVFDFLGFMWAPILVNFFNIIFVILGFFGAFQYRPKYIISYCVWNALWLGWNIFLICFYLSIGILNKDSDILNLGTGSFSWWQINGPGCKATYGITEPELFRPTKPSNVTGCILDYEVIEVIHAGTQCLLAFMATVGGICLSRIFLEEDDSSVHTKKKKKQPRPLYSIEYSQPEPITNDENISPKPMTPRRVKRRSVISRDGTRRSSRRSSVRQSRRKNPINRIIDQQENLYANMQPSNLTNQNVNSLSQGTLNYDRISNTWDRDRDREGNSNWQPEAVNMTISAPTLWNQDTNYSSTNFTNKTIPNWETNAISTRNLTDNWQGNKINMQWQGQSNPTFQQTSTQSLNGEDLDDVYSNRPASARSSYSNYHGVRATPQVPNRTDIVRQSQRQFVLSGPPAYQDTVI; translated from the exons ATGGGAATTTGTAGCAGAAGGCACTTTCTACTGACGATATGCATCCTTCAGCTT ATCACAGTAATGGAGCGGCAGGTGTTCGACTTCCTTGGATTTATGTGGGCACCGATACTGGTCAATTTCTTCAACATCATATTTGTAATCCTAGGATTCTTTGGGGCCTTTCAATACAGGCCTAAGTACATTATTTCG TATTGCGTTTGGAACGCATTATGGCTTGGCTGGAACATATTTTTAATCTGTTTTTATCTGAGCATTGGAATTTTGAATAAG gATAGTGACATCCTCAACCTAGGAACTGGTAGTTTCTCATGGTGGCAGATCAATGGCCCTGGGTGTAAAGCAACCTATGGTATAACGGAGCCAGAATTATTCAGGCCAACCAAACCCAGCAATGTTACCGGCTGCATCTTGGATTATGAAGTCATAGAAGTCATTCACGCTGGCACCCAGTGCTTGTTGGCG TTTATGGCAACTGTCGGTGGGATTTGCTTAAGCCGAATTTTCCTTGAAGAAGATGACAGCT CAGTGCACactaagaagaagaagaaacagcCCAGGCCCTTGTACAGTATAGAGTACTCACAGCCTGAGCCAATtacgaacgacgaaaatataTCCCCAAAGCCTATGACACCTCGCCGAGTAAAGCGACGTTCCGTCATTTCTCGCGATGGTACTCGGAGGTCGAGTCGGAGGAGTTCTGTACGGCAATCGCGAAGGAAAAATCCTATAAACAGGATAATCGACCAGCAAGAGAATCTTTACGCAAACATGCAACCCAGCAATTTAACTAATCAAAACGTGAATTCACTCTCGCAGGGTACTTTGAATTACGACAGGATTTCCAATACTTGGGACAGAGATAGAGACAGAGAAGGTAACTCCAACTGGCAGCCGGAGGCAGTCAACATGACGATATCAGCACCTACTTTATGGAATCAAGACACGAATTACTCGAGCACAAACTTCACGAATAAAACAATTCCCAACTGGGAAACAAACGCAATTTCCACCAGAAATCTGACCGATAATTGGCAAGGAAACAAGATCAACATGCAGTGGCAAGGCCAGAGTAATCCTACGTTTCAACAGACCAGTACTCAGAGTTTGAATGGGGAGGATTTAGATGACGTGTATAGCAATAGGCCGGCAAGTGCCAGGTCGAGTTACAGCAACTACCATGGGGTCAGAGCGACTCCTCAGGTACCCAACAGAACTGATATCGTCAGGCAGAGCCAGCGACAGTTTGTTCTCAGCGGTCCTCCTGCCTACCAAGATACCGTTATTTGA
- the LOC125501705 gene encoding uncharacterized protein LOC125501705 isoform X3: MKFTNNFRTHAILFTVRRQISDDQIIHYCRNLWVYHRYRNVNQSVMDVMAKQKLCLLISVLDATVVVLRQQQCRHQERHQNKRGRFLIATMERENGRSSSNVVAQTPPVHRGESRTVPWDRSLDSP, encoded by the exons ATgaaatttacaaataattttaGGACTCATGCGATATTATTCACCGTGCGCCGTCAAATTTCAGATGATCAAATTATCCATTACTGCAGAAACCTGTGGGTTTATCACAGATATCGGAATGTGAACCAAAGTGTTATGGATGTAATGGCGAAGCAAAAATTATGTCTTCT GATTTCCGTCTTGGATGCGACGGTAGTTGTGCTTCGGCAACAGCAGTGTCGACATCAGGAGCGCCATCAAAATAAACGAGGCAGGTTCCTCATTGCGACcatggagagagagaacg GTCGCAGTTCCTCCAACGTCGTTGCCCagactccccctgttcatcgGGGGGAGTCCAGAACTGTCCCCTGGGaca ggtccctggactccccctga